A genomic region of Trifolium pratense cultivar HEN17-A07 linkage group LG3, ARS_RC_1.1, whole genome shotgun sequence contains the following coding sequences:
- the LOC123912777 gene encoding GATA transcription factor 19-like isoform X1, which translates to MVNSSQNNNGLMLHSVVSDEGEQQPPLSRANELAISFEGEVYVFPSITPEKVQAVLLFLGGQETPNAVTTSDCLVQQKCQDVWGINDPSRSSKLSRRIESLVRFREKRKERCFEKKVRYTCRKEVAERMQRKNGQFASLKEEYCSPSENQDSSNGTPCSESTERRCQHCGIGEKSTPVMRRGPAGPRSLCNACGLMWANKGTLRDLSKAGGIALEQNELDTSTDIKPLKTEPENSCLAQDKEDTSTNIKPLKTEPENSCPAQDKEESPQETKPVLMDARQPHEMINEQYMLESAEAVTHNLSIQVEDLLDQDNTMEDFADASGTEFEIPAGFDDLIDIEDSNMRTYWL; encoded by the exons ATGGTGAATTCATCTCAGAACAACAACGGATTAATGCTGCACTCTGTGGTTTCTGATGAAGGTGAACAACAACCTCCACTCTCTCGTGCCAATGAACTCGCCATTTCCTTTGAAGGCGAAGTTTATGTTTTCCCTTCCATAACTCCTGAAAAG GTGCAGGCTGTATTGTTATTCTTAGGAGGGCAGGAGACACCGAATGCCGTCACCACCTCCGACTGTTTGGTGCAGCAAAAATGTCAGGACGTTTGG GGGATAAATGATCCTTCCCGTAGTTCAAAGCTTTCACGGAGAATTGAATCACTTGTTAGGTTCCGTGAAAAACGAAAAGAGAGATGCTTTGAGAAGAAAGTTCGGTACACTTGCCGTAAAGAGGTTGCTGAGAG GATGCAGCGGAAGAACGGACAGTTTGCATCATTGAAGGAAGAGTACTGTTCTCCTTCTGAAAACCAGGACTCTAGCAACGGTACACCTTGCTCAGAATCTAC GGAGCGTAGATGCCAACATTGTGGAATTGGTGAGAAGTCTACTCCAGTGATGCGTCGAGGACCAGCTGGTCCAAGATCTCTATGCAATGCCTGCGGGCTCATGTGGGCAAATAAG GGAACTCTGAGAGATCTCAGCAAAGCAGGAGGGATTGCTCTAGAACAGAATGAactg GATACTTCAACTGATATAAAGCCTTTAAAAACAGAGCCAGAAAATTCATGTCTTGCACAGGATAAGGAg GATACTTCAACTAATATAAAGCCTTTAAAAACAGAGCCAGAAAATTCATGTCCTGCCCAGGACAAGGAg GAAAGCCCCCAGGAAACAAAGCCTGTGCTAATGGATGCCAGACAGCCACATGAGATGATAAATGAGCag TATATGCTCGAATCTGCTGAAGCGGTTACTCACAATCTGTCCATTCAAGTGGAGGATCTGCTTGATCAG GATAATACTATGGAGGATTTTGCCGATGCTTCTGGGACTGAATTTGAGATTCCTGCAGGTTTTGATGATCTG ATTGATATCGAGGATTCTAACATGAGGACTTACTGGCTATGA
- the LOC123912777 gene encoding GATA transcription factor 19-like isoform X2, with product MVNSSQNNNGLMLHSVVSDEGEQQPPLSRANELAISFEGEVYVFPSITPEKVQAVLLFLGGQETPNAVTTSDCLVQQKCQDVWGINDPSRSSKLSRRIESLVRFREKRKERCFEKKVRYTCRKEVAERMQRKNGQFASLKEEYCSPSENQDSSNGTPCSESTCQHCGIGEKSTPVMRRGPAGPRSLCNACGLMWANKGTLRDLSKAGGIALEQNELDTSTDIKPLKTEPENSCLAQDKEDTSTNIKPLKTEPENSCPAQDKEESPQETKPVLMDARQPHEMINEQYMLESAEAVTHNLSIQVEDLLDQDNTMEDFADASGTEFEIPAGFDDLIDIEDSNMRTYWL from the exons ATGGTGAATTCATCTCAGAACAACAACGGATTAATGCTGCACTCTGTGGTTTCTGATGAAGGTGAACAACAACCTCCACTCTCTCGTGCCAATGAACTCGCCATTTCCTTTGAAGGCGAAGTTTATGTTTTCCCTTCCATAACTCCTGAAAAG GTGCAGGCTGTATTGTTATTCTTAGGAGGGCAGGAGACACCGAATGCCGTCACCACCTCCGACTGTTTGGTGCAGCAAAAATGTCAGGACGTTTGG GGGATAAATGATCCTTCCCGTAGTTCAAAGCTTTCACGGAGAATTGAATCACTTGTTAGGTTCCGTGAAAAACGAAAAGAGAGATGCTTTGAGAAGAAAGTTCGGTACACTTGCCGTAAAGAGGTTGCTGAGAG GATGCAGCGGAAGAACGGACAGTTTGCATCATTGAAGGAAGAGTACTGTTCTCCTTCTGAAAACCAGGACTCTAGCAACGGTACACCTTGCTCAGAATCTAC ATGCCAACATTGTGGAATTGGTGAGAAGTCTACTCCAGTGATGCGTCGAGGACCAGCTGGTCCAAGATCTCTATGCAATGCCTGCGGGCTCATGTGGGCAAATAAG GGAACTCTGAGAGATCTCAGCAAAGCAGGAGGGATTGCTCTAGAACAGAATGAactg GATACTTCAACTGATATAAAGCCTTTAAAAACAGAGCCAGAAAATTCATGTCTTGCACAGGATAAGGAg GATACTTCAACTAATATAAAGCCTTTAAAAACAGAGCCAGAAAATTCATGTCCTGCCCAGGACAAGGAg GAAAGCCCCCAGGAAACAAAGCCTGTGCTAATGGATGCCAGACAGCCACATGAGATGATAAATGAGCag TATATGCTCGAATCTGCTGAAGCGGTTACTCACAATCTGTCCATTCAAGTGGAGGATCTGCTTGATCAG GATAATACTATGGAGGATTTTGCCGATGCTTCTGGGACTGAATTTGAGATTCCTGCAGGTTTTGATGATCTG ATTGATATCGAGGATTCTAACATGAGGACTTACTGGCTATGA
- the LOC123912775 gene encoding costars family protein-like: protein MNVEEEVEKLREEIQRLGKVQPDGSYKVTFGTIFHDDRCANIFEALVGTLRAAKKRKVVAYDGELLLQGVHDDVEITLNPAPAAVN from the exons ATGAATGTAGAAGAGGAGGTTGAAAAGCTCAGGGAAGAAATCCAGAGGCTTGGAAAGGTTCAACCAGATGGTTCTTACAAG GTTACATTTGGAACAATCTTTCACGATGATCGGTGTGCAAATATATTTGAAGCACTTGTTGGTACACTAAGAGCAGCTAAAAAGCGTAAAGTAGTTGCATACGACGGTGAGTTACTGTTGCAAGGAGTCCATGATGATGTAGAAATCACTCTTAATCCTGCCCCTGCTGCTGTCAACTGA
- the LOC123912774 gene encoding KH domain-containing protein HEN4-like — protein MGSNTVPSFTTISDSNNNNSASFKRTRGYVVFRLLCHASRIGAFIGKAGTVIKSLQRLIDCKIRIDEAPLDCPERVIVVIVKLDGEVDGDLTKPQEALLKVFERILDVAAESEGSSDFGDRVVSCRLLVNAGQAGSVIGKGGKVVEKIRIDTGCRIRVLNEKLPACTNPSDEIIEIQGIASSVKKALVAVAGRLQDCPPLDKTNMMEHRPNEVFQSKTSAIQHEAALYTSSIRSNGNASALDPETLQQEVTFRILVSGERIGAVIGRGGCIVKALQNETGATICIGPPVVECEDRLITITALENHESRSSPAQTAVVLVFCKSVEGFAGKVQDSYKESPVTAQLVVPSNQVGVLLGKGGAIVSEMRKATWTSIRITGNGQVPKCASHNDQVVQISGDFPNVKDALYNATSRLRDHLFGITQNSGGTGPNGRLRDYVTPDHAQNSGGTGPNGRLGDYVTPDHGRNIHSLSQSIDHLTLSQNSDSSSSPGVWAPKAVGGINSKCLNDVSRRLTPHKGGLELASGSKNVIVTNTTVEIMVPNDVIGSVYGQNGSNLDQLRQISGAKVTVREPRPGTSNRTTIILSGTPDETQAAQSLLQAYILNGSS, from the exons ATGGGTAGCAACACTGTACCATCCTTCACCACCATCTCCGactccaacaacaacaacagcgcTTCTTTCAAGCGCACTAGAGGCTATGTTGTTTTCCGTCTCCTCTGCCACGCGTCACGTATCGGAGCATTCATCGGAAAAGCTGGTACCGTTATCAAATCGTTGCAACGACTCATCGACTGTAAGATCCGAATTGATGAAGCTCCGCTTGATTGTCCTGAAAGAGTTATCGTCGTCATCGTTAAACTCGACGGTGAAGTTGATGGAGATTTAACTAAGCCACAGGAGGCTTTGCTTAAGGTTTTTGAGAGGATTCTTGATGTTGCTGCTGAGAGTGAAGGAAGTTCTGATTTTGGTGATAGAGTAGTTTCTTGTAGATTGTTGGTTAATGCTGGTCAGGCTGGTTCTGTTATTGGAAAAGGTGGGAAGGTTGTTGAGAAGATTAGGATTGATACCGGATGTCGAATTAGGGTTTTGAATGAGAAGTTGCCGGCTTGCACTAATCCTTCTGATGAAATCATTGAG ATACAAGGCATTGCATCATCAGTGAAGAAGGCCCTTGTTGCTGTCGCTGGTCGGCTTCAAGATTGCCCTCCACTTGACAAAACAAATATGATGGAACACAGACCTAATGAAGTATTTCAATCTAAAACTTCTGCTATTCAACATGAGGCTGCATTGTATACTTCATCCATCAGATCTAATGGCAATGCCTCAGCTCTAGACCCGGAAACACTTCAGCAAGAAGTTACCTTCCGGATTCTTGTTTCCGGTGAGAGAATTGGTGCGGTAATTGGCAGAGGAGGCTGTATTGTTAAAGCTCTTCAGAATGAAACTGGGGCTACTATTTGCATTGGTCCTCCAGTAGTTGAGTGTGAGGATCGGCTAATTACTATCACTGCTTTAGAG AATCATGAATCAAGATCTTCTCCAGCACAGACGGCTGTTGTGCTTGTTTTCTGCAAGTCTGTTGAGGGTTTTGCTGGGAAGGTGCAAGACTCATACAAGGAGTCACCTGTCACTGCACAACTTGTAGTGCCATCCAACCAAGTGGGTGTTTTGTTGGGGAAAGGAGGAGCAATAGTCTCAGAAATGCGTAAGGCTACCTGGACTAGCATCCGAATAACTGGGAATGGTCAAGTTCCAAAGTGTGCATCACATAATGATCAAGTGGTACAG ATATCAGGTGACTTTCCAAATGTTAAAGATGCATTATATAATGCTACTAGTAGACTGCGAGATCATCTTTTTGGCATAACGCAAAACAGTGGTGGAACTGGTCCCAATGGGAGACTGAGGGACTATGTTACTCCTGATCATGCGCAAAACAGTGGTGGAACTGGTCCCAATGGGAGACTGGGAGACTATGTTACTCCTGATCATGGTCGTAATATCCATTCTTTATCTCAAAGCATAGATCATCTCACACTGTCTCAAAATTCAGATAGTTCTTCTTCGCCAGGGGTATGGGCACCAAAG GCGGTGGGTGGGATAAATTCCAAATGCCTCAATGATGTTAGCAGGAGATTGACTCCTCATAAAGGTGGCTTAGAACTTGCCAG TGGGAGCAAAAATGTCATTGTAACTAATACTACCGTGGAAATTATGGTTCCCAATGACGTTATTGGCTCTGTATATGGGCAAAATGGTAGCAATCTGGATCAACTAAGACAG ATATCAGGTGCCAAGGTTACCGTTCGTGAACCTCGTCCTGGAACAAGTAACAGGACAACTATTATCTTATCGGGCACACCTGATGAAACTCAAGCAGCTCAGAGCCTTCTCCAAGCATATATTCTCAATGGATCATCATGA
- the LOC123912776 gene encoding uncharacterized protein LOC123912776: MAEFLKKLTELELEAEHLLLARHELVENDKLRNGNREALTALRKKARTTMSSVPSPFGSIMKGVSGTGSRPLVQEVCTTCGNHDSFEQNWMMFPGTDLFMEIPFHAAHTILETDQAQLDFEAKKLQSLVKEKTMLISEMGVLTDIISPGVLKSLVTLNDKPK, translated from the exons atgGCTGAGTTTCTAAAGAAATTAACAGAATTGGAACTTGAAGCTGAACATCTTCTTCTAGCTCGACATGAG CTGGTTGAGAATGATAAGTTGAGGAATGGGAACAGAGAAGCACTTACTGCACTAAGGAAAAAGGCTCGGACAACAATGAGTAGTGTTCCATCTCCTTTTGGATCAATAATGAAGGGAGTTTCAGGAACCGGCTCAAGACCTTTGGTACAAGAGGTGTGCACCACATGTGGTAACCATGACTCTTTTGAGCAGAATTGGATGATGTTTCCAGGAACTGATCTGTTTATGGAAATTCCATTTCATGCTGCTCATACTATATTGGAAACAG ATCAAGCACAACTTGACTTTGAGGCAAAGAAACTACAGAGCCTTGTGAAGGAAAAGACCATGCTTATATCAGAGATGGGTGTTCTCACCGACATTATAAGTCCAGGAGTGCTTAAATCGCTTGTAACCTTAAATGACAAACCAAAGTAA